AGGACAGGACCGTAGCAGACTGAGCCGAGAGTGTGTGCAACAGCGCCATCTTACAACCTGCACATGACCGTACAAGTCATTACTTCAttaacaaatgcacacacacactcagcaaacAGTACACACAGTCGTGACACTCACAGTAATGAGCTATAAAAGCTCCGGTTAGGGGCTAGGGCGGAAGGGGCTAGGGCGGAAGGGGCTAGGGCGGAAGGGGCTAGGGCAGAAGGAGCTAGGGCAGAAGGAGCTAGGGCAGAAGGTGGATCACTTTACCTGTGGGAGATGTCCGAGAGAGAAGCCAGACCTTGAGCAAGCTGTCCTGACCACAGGACGCGAAACGGAACTGGACCAAACATCCAGCAACATCTGAGAGAAACAAGGGGGACCAAAATTAGACAGCACAAACATTGACGGTGTTTCATATTTACAGAGTGTTTTAGTGTTTGTACAACACCACAGCCTGTCACAGCCAAGTGACAAAACATGGCGCAGGAAAATCTCAATGTGCTGAAAGGTGAGAACAGCCAGAAATCGAATAATACAACAATTGTGAAACTTAAAAGTTGGAAAAGCTGAAAGGCTGGTGGTTCCAGAGCGGTTCTGCTGTACCCTTCATCATCTGTGGAGAAAACTGGCAGCAGGTGACCCCGAGGTCGTGGGCGTACTTCTCAGCATGCAGCTGGTTCAGAGTCAGGTCCCAAACGCGGAGGTCTCCGTACGTGGAGCCCGTGGCAAGCAGCTGCCCGCAGGGCGAGAAGGAGCAGGCCACGATAGTGGTGTCAGGGACCGCACCTGTCCTGCAAGACAGACGGCAGCGTACAAATCCTCCACACACAGGTGCGCGTGCAGGGGGGTCGTGAGGATGTGATCGTTTATGCTCAGCGGTATTTGGGAGACTAAGTGAAGTAACCCTGCAGGCGTGGTCAGTGAGAGGGTTGTGTATGCTGGTGTTTCACAGCCAGCTCACCTGTGCAGACGTCTTGAGGGGAAGTCCCATAAGGCCAGGCTGCCGTCCGCCGCGCCAGACACCAGGTAGGACGAGGCGGGCGAGAAGGCGCACACTCGAACTGGACTCCGTCCGGGGTGCTCCAAAACGGCTTCGATCTCGCCGGTGTTCATTGCCCACACCACCGTCGTGGCGTCGGTAGAGCACGAGGCTAAAAACTGTCCGCAGGGGCTGAAGCAGCAGCAGTGAACTCCGTATCCGTGACCGGACAGGGGCGAGAAGGGCAGTTCCGTGAAGTCCCGGGTGTGGTACACCCGGATGGTCTTATCCGCGGAGCAGGTGGCAAGCAGAGACCCGGAGAACGTGCACCAGTTCACGTCGTCGCGGTGGTTTTGTAACGTACAGACGAGAGACACCATTTTGAGTCTCACCTGCCCCTGTTAAAACAGTTAGAAGAACATGAGCGAGTGGAGGTAATATTCCTACATTAATTACACCATACTGCTGCCTGCCAGCGTCTCAGGAGAAAGTCCTCACTGTTTAAGCCAGTATCGTATTCATATCCATATTCGAGTATTCGTCTTTATATTCGAGTATTCGTCTTTATATTCGAGTAATCCACCTTGAGGCTGTAATGAAACACAACTGCTTTTAACCACCTAGCTCATATTTCCGCTGTCGTGCTGGTTTCGACGACATTGCGCAAAATTGCGGATCTGGGTACTCCATAACTCAGACAGGGAGACTTTCGTCTGACACAGAAATAAGACATATCAGTGTTATATCTTAACTTACATGAAATAGAAAAACTTCACCGTCACGCAACTCTCCTGCGCCTTCTTCCGGGTTTCCGTGACGTCTCACGTGATGGTCACGTGATCTTTGTTTACTCCACGCAACTGAGGAACGTGTTAAAGTCATTTCATATTAGCGGGGATAAAATAAAATCGAAAAAATTGAAAATGAAATAGATTTACTCCGTTTTACTTTTTTTGCCAGCAGCGGTGTGCGTTTTACTTCCCAGTCAGTTAATCAGTTAATAAATAATTGCAttcaaaaatacatttttaatttgctttacatttaaatacataACGATTTTTTTAATGTGGCGCATCTCTTTTGTATTACAAAAAAAGTCAAACATGGACAGAGAGTAATAAGTGTATAAGTAGAATAAGAGTGTAATAATTGTTTGTAATATTTACGTTTAGACCCATTTATTTATCAGTAACATGTATTTTACATTACTTTTGATTGAAATTTAAATACTTCTAAAATACAAAATAACAATTGTCCACAAGTGGACATGTAGTGAAGGACAGGGTTGTGTGATGGAGACCGTACCCCATGAAGCACAGGGTCGTGTGATGGAGACCCCTTTACAAATAATCTTACAGGCTGTTTTAAGTGTTTTTATCCTTTATCCTTTAAAACGTAATCATGAAGCTCTCCTAACAGTATCACAGAATTGTATGCAGTATTATTACAGCGTTGTTATGGTGATTATGGTGAAACTTCATTTTTAAGAAAAGCACGcttataaaattatttaaaaaaacactccAGGTATCTGTAACTGGCTTTAAAAACATCCTTTAATAGgtccgtgccacacacacacacacacacacacacacagacagacatgcgcgcacacacacacacacacgtcagccacccacactctcagacacacacacacacacacacacacacacacacacacacacacactagtgaaaaATAATGTTCCTACAAAAGAACGCTACCATTTTGTTTCCCACAAGatctttaaataaaataacttCAAGTACTCTGACTCAGGTACAAAAAACTGTTCTAGCTGCCGCCAGTGGGCCGTGacgtggggtgtggggggtgggggcgtggttgagggagatggggggggggggggggggtgtattcaGAAAACCTGCTGTATGCTGCAACCAGTGCTCCCCACAGTTCTCGACTGGGAATACACACAAGAATTGTACAGTATACTGCTGAGTGGAGGATGCCTGGTGGATTTGGGTGGAGGAGGCAGGAAGGGGGGTGTTTTATATTAGAAAACAATAACCttacaaaaaaagaaacaaaacaaacaaacaaaaacttccCTACACCCTGTTTGTTAGGGCAGGCACTACCAAGATTAAGGAGACCACAGTGTTTGTAGAGGATATTTGTATACTGTACAAACAATAAatgggtaataataataataataatagtcacTTTAAGACTAAAATTAAATGCTACAATTAGTCTAAGGCATGAACAATATCCAATGTCTGAAACAATATGTACACATCATTCCAAACAAGACCCAATATATTGATATTAATAGACAGTATGTACATGTGGGTGACCAtcactcatcagtgtgtgttctgcgTCCCGGCGGACGGCTTGGTTTCTGAGGCAGGACCCATTCTGAGGTCCGGACAGCCGTAGCCAGGGAAAcactttcctttcttttcttggCTTGAATTTTATATTTGGAGAGGACAGAACACACGAATAAACATTCCGTTGGAGTTAAAGCAGTTTTTGCTGTTTCTTCCTTTTCATAGAAAATGAAGAATGGACCTTTTTTTTCTcataaataattattttaaaaaattaaatacattCACTATAATATTAAcgataaagtaaaaaaaacaacaaaaaaaaaacaatgatatTTACAAGTAGTGGAACGTGTTGTCTTCTCCTAGACACAGCTCTGACGGGTGGAGATTTCAGTGTGATTACACTTTTCTACAAGGAAATGCTATTGCACAAAGACACCCTCTCCGCTCtttgggtgttgtgtgtgtgcgagactCGTCAGGGGTGTAGACCGGCATGGCGGGCCTGATCGGGGTTGAGGTGAGTTCGGCTGCCGCGGGGCCCAGGCGAGGTTCTGAGTCCCGCACGCGTGGGGTGTTGGAGGGGGGACTCTGTCCATCAGTTGGTCTGCTTGAGTAGCTCAGTCCACCTCTTCTCGAAGAACTTCCGCATGTTGTGACCTGCACGACCAATGTCTGAGTTGTCCTCGTTGAACTTCTCACAGTTGTCAAACACCAGGTTGACATCGATGATGAATGTCTCGAGGTTCTGGTATCTGTAAGGAGAGGCGGAGCAGGAATGAGCATGGggaccagtgatggcttagttaccttgaaaaagtaatcagattactgattactcctttaaaaagtagcttagttagattacaagtttctttagtagttacattcagcagcaaaataagtttttccaatactcactttattggaagtgcattttaacagtaacaatgtatctcctgacatttaaataatgtatctcctgacattacgtttgtgtcgctgcgcggtattatttgtaaatgtatttgtaaacgtaatacaagtgaactattcagtcagacagctatttgttgtgaaacaaaatacaattacaatttcaagtatttttaagtactttagccaaaattccagcacttttcaaacctggaacacaatgcaacattaaaattcgtcaggtaaatgttccttcccctgtttttgaggggtgtttctttacactaccacatatcattacggagaacactgaacagaatgacgtgaacgcgctcgcgctctcacaggttcacttgcagcgtgcggagtcgagcgctacggtcagatgcaaaagtataactgagccaagtATATATagccaatatatatatttttaataagaaaaataaatagagTAATGCACAGTTACTTCGATAAGTAATTTTAaactgattactggactggaaatagtaactcgttatattactcgttactgaaaaaagtggtaagattggAGTAATGCATTACTAAGTAATGTGTCATTGACATCACTGGTGGGGAGCAGCGTGTGGTAGCTAGGACCGGAAGAGGGACTTACTGGCTGCTGACGAGTTTCTCGCGAATGGTGGAGAAGTCCATGGGCTTCTTGATGACCTTCCGATACCCAGGAACGGACTTGAGGTTGACAGGAGTGAGGAAAGGCCATGCGTCCTGGTGACGCTCCAGTTCAGCCAGGAGAACCCTGCATGGATGGTGAAACCCTCAGGATAAATGGGCTTTATGGGTCATGCTCACCAAACAACTCACCTTCAGAGCACTGATCAAGGATCAGTGATCGACTTCTACCTAACGTAGTTTCATCTACAGTAAATTCGACCAGTACTCTAATGCCTGACAAATACACCCCAAATAACCATACAGGTCATACAGGCATGAAGATGTTTAGAAATCCCCTTCCTGTAGAATATTAacaggtgtgtgagaggtggaggccCAGGCTGTACCTGCAGAGGCCCAGGTCGCGGTTGTTGTCCCTGGCTGTCTTAGCTCTTTTAACACAGGCCGGGCCCTCACTGGAGttgggggtgggcgtggctgtggGGGGCGGGACAGGAGGCGGAGCCGGCGAGCTCTTCTTTGCCTGGCTGGAGGTGGCGGCCGTTTTCTTTGGACTGCCGTTGCTGGTGCTGCAGCCGCCGACGCCACCACAGccgctggccccgcccccacccacaGCCACGCCCACGGCCCCGCCCACGGCGACGACTGGATGGTTCTCTTCAGGCACCTCCGCCTGTTTCTTCCCCTTCTTACTGGTCTCTGCAGACTTCCTCCCGCCCGACGGCTGCATGCGACTCGGAGCTTTCTTGTTCTTAGGGGACTGACCACTCGCCTAATGGACACAAACGTGAAATGACATGAAAATGTGAGCGTGTGGCAAACCACTGAAAATCAAGCTTGGAACAATTGTGCTGCACAGGGTTTAGGGTaaaggttagggttggggttggggttaaggttagggtaaGGGTTGGGATTAGGGTTTTGAAGTAAGGTTTAGGGTTAAAACCTTTTTGTGCAAGTGTTATGGTTAGGATTAAGGTTAtggttaagggttaggggttagagttaagagttaggggttagagttagggttaaggCTTaggggctagggttagggttaagggttaggggttagggtcaTTTAAACACCCAGGACACTTTAGTGTTCTAAATCTAATAaatgtaaccctaaccctaatcacgGTGGTTACCTTGGCGATGCAGGCGGGGCAGTACCAGTCTCCTTCAGGGATGCTGCTGATTTTGGGCTTGTGGCAGTAGGTGTGACAGCCCTTATCACAGCCGTCACACAGCAGGAGCAGATCCTCGTTATCTCCCTTACGACACATCTGacagtactacacacacacacacacacacacacacacacacacacactcatttggTCTCTGAACACATGATGAGCATGTGTACTTTAGGAGTTCAGTAGTCTCCAGCACCGAGCGCTCTGTGCTGCCACCTGCAGGCCGAGATGTGGCAGTGCGGAGGCGTGGCAGGAGGCGGGGCACTCCTGGCTAAGCCACGCCCACTCACCACTTTCATGATGGACCTCTCCCAGGCGATGGACTTCTGTAGCTGTTGTAGGCACATGGCCAGCTGGGAAGAGTTTCGAACCTCACTCAGAGCCTTCCTCCACACCTTCATCCCAGGAGCaatctcctcttctccccttcacacacacacacacacacacacacaaaaagagaaGGGTTAGAAACTGGGACACATTTGCATACCAGAGGAAACTGTACTAAAAAACATCATTATtaacagacagacacaaactCAGATAGACACACAGGACAATCAGTGAGATGTGTTACGAaaaacagtacacacacagcaagtgagaaacacacacacacacactctcacacacatgcacacatacacacacacactcactcactcactctcacacacacacacacacactcacacacatgcacacacacacacactcactccctctcacacacacacacactctctctcacacacacacacacacacacacacacacacacacacacacacacacacacaaagcctttACTGCATGATCAACGTTTGCGGTGAAAACAATGAGAGAAAACAAATCCTTGTGGCTACGATGCACCATGCACTTGCAGAACAGGAGAAAAGTCCCCACCACAATAAACCCAGACACGACAACCACCAGCAGCGCACGGCAACGCAACCCCCATGCAGCCAGAGACAGGCGGCATGACCAAAGGTgagacaacaaacacaaacacacacaggacgtGTCCCCACCCGCCCCcagggtgaacacacacacacacacacacacatgaacgaGCACAGCAGCCCATTAGCCAGCAGAGAGGgtaggaggaggaagaggaggaggatgaggaggaggaggctggCTGTGCGGATGACCTACCCTTCCCCTGCAGTGCTAGAGGATGCAGCTGGGGCGGGCACAGTGACCGTGCCCACATTATCCAGCCTGATCTGGATGGTGCTCCCTAACGGGCTCCTCAGGTACCTTCTCTCGATGTGACGCTCCAGCTCAGCAAGACGCGTCACCGCGATGTCCAGCGGGTTGCTGGGCCGCCGCCACAGACCCttctccgagctccgctcctcCTGGGGGTCCGCCCCTGGGCGGGGCTTGGGGAGGGGCTTGTGCTCGTGATACACCAGGTCTTCCCTCTCCGACTGAGGCTCTGGGTGCACCCAGCCCTGTGGCACGGCATTGTGGGAAACAGTGAACGAGAGCACCTTGGAGTATTTTGGTACAATAAAGCAAGTTTTTCCACCTTTAGAATTATTTACataaacgcacgcacacacacacacacacacacacacacacacacacacacacacacacacacacacacacacgttacctTGACCTGGAGGCTGGCAGACGTGACTTTGCGCTCGAGTTcctccacctgctgcagtaATGCGATATCGGTCTCCATAGcctgctcctccacacaccactcctgCAGTGTCTCCACAGAAACCTGGCCTTCATCCAGCTCTGACACCTCCATCACAGctactagacacacacacacacacacacccagaaacacacacacacccagacacacacacacacacccagacacacacatacacacacacacccccagacacacacacacacaccccagacacacacacacacacacacacccagacacacacacacacatacacccagacacacacaaacacacagtgcagGGAATGACGTAATTATAACTGCCAGTCCTCCAGCAAAGCTTGAGGGCTTTAAAATCATAGTTGCTCTTCTAGTTACAATGGTCTGAATGTTGTGGACAGGATGGAGTGGAGTGTGtgaagatctgtgtgtgtgaaggagtgtgtgaagtgtgtgtggaaaaggtGAGTCTGAGGGTGGCGCTATATAAAGAGAGAAAATAGATCCCACAGTCCACCGTGTGCTTTTGAAGAATCAGCACATCTCTGTAATGAATGCATAATTAAGGTAGTGTTATTAACTTAAATATTCTTAAATATGACATTTGGGGATAGTTTCCTGTTAGACGTAATTGTTTCtgtgtggtacacacacacacacttcttaccCTCGCGGTTCTTGCTGCAGGTCTGTGTGATGAGGTCCATGGATTTCTGGAGCTGTTTGTGCAGTGCCCTCTCTCTGACGCCTCTGCTGTGGAGGTTCTTCATCAGGGTCTGAAGGTCCTCCACGTCAGTCACCTTCCACCAGCCCGTCAGCATATCTGCAGTGCACACGGGCACGAGGAACCCAGCAGGAACATACATGGGGCGCTTCATGTTAGATCGAGGTTTGTCTGAAAAGACTGCATCGCTTCAAGTGGTCTTGATTCCTAtatgcaaagtgtgtgtgtgaaaagtgtgtgtgtgtgtgtgtgtgtgtgtgtgtgtgaacctcaCCCTCTGGTATGGGTAGTGGCTGTGGGTGGTCGTGGTTTCGGGGCAGGTCAACAGCAGGTGACGGTGTAGAGACCAGCTTGTCCCCAGGGGGCGCCGGAGAGCCGCTCTTGCTGGTGGAGACGCTGGGGGCCAGCAGGGGGCTGGCGTTGCCCTCGGTCAATGGGCACAGGGGCACCGGGCTGCTGCACGGGGGCAGTTTGGGGCTGATGACCCCGCCGGCCCAGCCACACACGGGCGACGGCATCAGAGCACCTACGGGCTTCAGCTGCACACAAGCAAACTTACGATCAGCGTGAGCGTGACAGAATCTGGCCcgagtgtgtgacagagagacgTTAAGCAGCCCCGCAGAGCCCGGGGCGGGACCGTGTCACGCTAAATCGGGTCTGGACCCACCTGCGCCGGGGACATGGTGTGGTTCCCCGATCCTTCCAGTACGGGATGGAGAGGACTGGAGGAGAtgcagggagggtggaggtggtggggagaGCAGGGTGGCTGTGGGCTCCTGGCACGGGCATGGCTAGCGGGCTGTGGGGAGGCGCGCGGGGGCGTGGCCGGCCAGGTGAGTGAGGAGTCATCACAGGGCGAGCGGGGCAGGAGGCTGAACCAGTGGCCGCTGCGCTCGGTCAGCACGCGCAGGAGCTGGTCGTTGGCGAGGAGCTGGGACTGGTGctgtagggagggagggactccGAACGGATGGGGCAGGGCCCCGaactgagggggcggggccgccGCTGGGTCCGCCGGAGTGTCGCACGGCACCATGGGACTGGAGGTAGAGTGGGTTGGAGAGGCTGGCACCTCCATCGCTGGGGTGATGGTCACTGGGCAGCCGTTGGGGGTATGGCAGAGGGACACGCTCTCGTCAGACCCGATCTGAGGCTCTTTGAGGGGCGGAGTCTGAGAGGAGGCGGGGTCTGGCTGCTGAGGTTCTGTCTCCTGGATCTTTGGCAGGGAAGGGCTTGGGTCTCCCTCTCCGTCTCCGCCTCCGTGCTGCTCAATGTCCATGGGCTTCTCGTCCTCTTGCTTCACCTCCTCTGGATggtcctcctccttcttcacCTGGCCCTCCGGCCCCTCCCtctccgccccctcctcccgtggctcctccccctgtggcccctcctcctgcatctcctcctCTGGCTCCTCCTTCACCTGCACAGCCTCAAAGTTGCggagcttctctctctccttctccagctcctcagAGCCTGTAGGAGACACAGACGTGCTACAGCTGACCTTCTTCAACATGCTTCATCTACTTCTGACGTCTGCTTCATGTTTATGGTCTTTAAAAAGCCATTATCTAGCTTTTGAAGTGGAAAATATATTGTATAgtacatatatttatatgtgtgtgtgtgtgtgtgtgtgattacctTCACCGCTCTCGAGGCCTTCGATGAAGACTCCTCCACACTGTGGAAGGACCCAGTAGCGACGGCGATAGCGGTCCTGACCGTATGCCATAGAGCGCAGAGCGTGGGACGACTCAAAGAGCTTCCTCCTCGCCAGGTTCTGctgctgcacacacaacacacacacgagtgtaaagtgtgtgcgtgtgtgtgtgtgtgtctgattgtTTGACATAATGTACATGTGTTTACCTTTGATAATTTCTCAATCTGTTTCTCCAGCTCCTCTACACTCGTGGCTTGATCTCCCTCATCctaagtcacacacacacacacacacacacacacacaaacacacacacacacacacacacacacacacacacacacaaaacacaattaCTACCACGCTGATGATTACTGTTGACATGCAGGGAGGGTTCGTGCGAGATCTCACCTCATCACATGTCTCTACTTTCTTTCCTttcttcacctcctcctcttcctcctcctcctcatcctctcctgCTTCATCGCTGTCgtcctcttcatcctcatcctcatcgcTGTCCCCACCCTTCCTCTTGCGCTTGGGCCCTGTGGAGGGCGTGCCTGTGGCTTGAGGCTCCTCCCCTCCTGCCCCGCCCTCTCGCTTGCCCGTACGCTTGGCGTGGATGGTCTTCAGTCTACaggtaaaccacacacacacacacacacacacacgctgtagaATCGACGGAATTTTACAGTCACGGTGTAAATGCAAAACAACAATGAAAAGGCGGCACGTTATAGAAGTATCAGTGTAAGCACATTACAGTCATGTGAATTACTGAGTGTTTAAAGTACATGAATTCTGGCCTTTGTGTAAGAGTTTCTACTTATGAATATTTCATGAgtatttagtgtgtgtttgagtgtaagcATGTGTTTGTGTCAAACACTCACTTTTTGAGTTTTCCCTCCACAATACACTCATCTTTTCTCAGAACCGTCATTTGATCCAGGCTTTTATCAATCTCACtgtagatgcacacacacacacacacacacacacacacacacacacacacacacacacaggtctaaATTCCTGTTGCACACCTTTCACAGCAACACACTGATTTACACATACACTAAGACACTGGCGATCTCTGTAGCATGTCGGATCGCTCCCTTAACCTCTCCTTTGACCTCTGAATGACCCAGGCTGTCCTACCTCACCACACTCTTGCTGCAAGCCAGCTCGTTGACCAGGAAGGCCAGCACGGAGGCTTTCTGGGCGGGCGTGTGAGCCTGGAAGGCTTTGGTCTTCAGGCTGAGGGCCATTTCTGCCAGCACATCTGTGTGTGAGCAGTGGGCCTCCATATACAGCTGCAGCACCTCGGACACGTTGTCCCGGTTCAGGCCTATGTTGGTCAGGTGGTCTCCCAGGATGGACTtcgcctgacacacacacacacacacacacacacacacacacacgagatggTTGTCAGTACTAGGGCTGTGTGCCGTGTTTCAAACAccaaactttgtgtgtgtgtgtgtgtgtgtgtttgttacgtCTATTGTGGACCTGTTTGGGGGTTGTTTTCTTTTATGGTTTAATAGGTGGATTGCCTCATTACTGGTGGATACTTTcgaccaatcaatcaatcaaacaatcaaattttatttatatagcgctttttacaatagttgttgtcacaaagcagctttacaagtgccgagtcctagcccccagtgagcccCCAGATAGCAAGCCAATCGGAGATTGCGGGCACgtgtatgtatttt
Above is a window of Brachyhypopomus gauderio isolate BG-103 unplaced genomic scaffold, BGAUD_0.2 sc479, whole genome shotgun sequence DNA encoding:
- the baz2ba gene encoding bromodomain adjacent to zinc finger domain protein 2B isoform X7 gives rise to the protein MGELQVKPHLKPKEKKPRKKQGEGSCVSESESGSSLDSDSEGMSSSDLDDLGEEEEDDEDEQSKDTEESDSEKEGQKKKRAKAASPTPELSNKESPRPVEDLREALRRSSAVPLARTPSPRPQASPLAPPTATSRDRPAQPTSVIQSTGLALNARPRLTTQPRHHPSPRHLSSSPKPPTASAKPLPSSHQSLPLSLCSSPKPLSVPSPPTPLPLSSSPKPPPLTPSPRSQSLGSARKPKAPPHDAVSSRKLLENSLSHITDYRLKQSFLLQDQEFTFQLKKQQDLYSSSSLLSSSSSSLCSSLLSSLLPHKLSSGRTKPPAAQSVPPPPGLLLPPSLLGLSSVNGVIQGVDVLQDTPLALTTKPLPDLPVNLSTGNRKDGPAPTPAPGLVPGPPPTLTSAPGPPTRPRASRKSKTPKPLDAWKEVSQNHLVQPLADLFRRSAGEHELLSGKDSDDSADDDDDEDDDVDDEEEDEEDSDDSLSESDSNSDSELNGAAGGGRKSCGGVETEADGEQTPVKLSKGLSLLSASTNHSLPDCSPLNLQVIKPASMPTPTIMSGSAALAYHSPPSSSYSVGTSPGSGKRKRVMNEDDLKVPLEMGWRRETRIKTVGGRLHGDVAYYAPCGKRLRQYPDVVKGLQWSLLTEEEIVPRIRAMEGRRGRPPNTERQQRGGDGESSASRRRKGRPPNVGHNEFPSPSEAKLLRKLEAQEIARQAAQMKLMRKLEKQALARAAKEARKQQAIMAAEERRKQKEQIKILKQQEKIKRIQQIRMEKELRAQQILEAKRKKREEAANARILEAEKRLKEKELRRQQAVILKHQELERHRLDMERERRRQHIMLMKAVEARKKAEERERLKQEKRDEKRINKERKQELRRLELEMIREMKKPNEDMCLTDHKTLPEFSQIPGLVLPGQVFADCLMVVQFLRAFGKVLGLDLLDVPTLGVLQEGLLNLGNSMGQVQDLLVRLLSSAVCDPGLPPGHRAKSILGDHLTNIGLNRDNVSEVLQLYMEAHCSHTDVLAEMALSLKTKAFQAHTPAQKASVLAFLVNELACSKSVVSEIDKSLDQMTVLRKDECIVEGKLKKLKTIHAKRTGKREGGAGGEEPQATGTPSTGPKRKRKGGDSDEDEDEEDDSDEAGEDEEEEEEEEVKKGKKVETCDEDEGDQATSVEELEKQIEKLSKQQNLARRKLFESSHALRSMAYGQDRYRRRYWVLPQCGGVFIEGLESGEGSEELEKEREKLRNFEAVQVKEEPEEEMQEEGPQGEEPREEGAEREGPEGQVKKEEDHPEEVKQEDEKPMDIEQHGGGDGEGDPSPSLPKIQETEPQQPDPASSQTPPLKEPQIGSDESVSLCHTPNGCPVTITPAMEVPASPTHSTSSPMVPCDTPADPAAAPPPQFGALPHPFGVPPSLQHQSQLLANDQLLRVLTERSGHWFSLLPRSPCDDSSLTWPATPPRASPQPASHARARSPQPPCSPHHLHPPCISSSPLHPVLEGSGNHTMSPAQLKPVGALMPSPVCGWAGGVISPKLPPCSSPVPLCPLTEGNASPLLAPSVSTSKSGSPAPPGDKLVSTPSPAVDLPRNHDHPQPLPIPEDMLTGWWKVTDVEDLQTLMKNLHSRGVRERALHKQLQKSMDLITQTCSKNREVAVMEVSELDEGQVSVETLQEWCVEEQAMETDIALLQQVEELERKVTSASLQVKGWVHPEPQSEREDLVYHEHKPLPKPRPGADPQEERSSEKGLWRRPSNPLDIAVTRLAELERHIERRYLRSPLGSTIQIRLDNVGTVTVPAPAASSSTAGEGGEEEIAPGMKVWRKALSEVRNSSQLAMCLQQLQKSIAWERSIMKVYCQMCRKGDNEDLLLLCDGCDKGCHTYCHKPKISSIPEGDWYCPACIAKASGQSPKNKKAPSRMQPSGGRKSAETSKKGKKQAEVPEENHPVVAVGGAVGVAVGGGGASGCGGVGGCSTSNGSPKKTAATSSQAKKSSPAPPPVPPPTATPTPNSSEGPACVKRAKTARDNNRDLGLCRVLLAELERHQDAWPFLTPVNLKSVPGYRKVIKKPMDFSTIREKLVSSQYQNLETFIIDVNLVFDNCEKFNEDNSDIGRAGHNMRKFFEKRWTELLKQTN